The Nitrospinota bacterium nucleotide sequence GTTAGACGGGCGGGTCGCTGCCCAAAAGGCCGGACACCCACGAGGGGTGTCCCTACACAGGATTAGGCCAAAAAAGGAGGAGGAAGAGAGGATGAAGGGAATGATGGGAACAGGAAGAATCGCTCGTGGAAGCCTCGTAGCGCTGTCGGCGCTGCTGTCGCTCGCTCTTGCCGCCGGGCCGGCCTTTGGGGCTACGATAGTCGTACCCAACGATGAGCCCACCATCCAGGACGCGGTGGACGCGGCGAAGAAAGGCGATACTATTGTGGTCAAGAAAGGCGGCGGGCTCGGCCCCAACGGGGAGTACCACGAGTCCGTGGATATAGATACTGATGACATCACCATCAAGTGCGAGAGGGGCGCGGTCATCGACGGTGCCATCCCGAGCGACGCCCCGGGCGGCGCCCGGGTCCTGACCACCGACGGGATCGACGTCGATGCGGACGATGTCACGATTGACGGCTGCACGGTGCAGCACTTCTTCTTCGCAGACGGCATCGATGTGTTTGGGGACGGCGCCACCATCAAGAACAACACCCTGCTTAACAACCTCGGTGACGGCCTTGAACTGGACGGTGACAATTTCCTGGTAAAGAACAACACGGCCATCAACAATGGCTTCACCTTGGAGATTCCGGTTAATGGCGTAATCAATATCCCCCTATTTGGCGACGGCTTCAATATCGGCAGCAGCGACGGGACCATTGTGGGCAACACCGCCATCGCAAATACAATTGATGGGTTCAACATCGGGTCCAGTGACAGTAAGAATATCAAAATACTGCGCAACAGGGCGTTCCGAAACAATAGCGATGGTTTCGATATCGAAGGAGATGACCACTCCATTATCGGCAACAGGGCCGAGGTCAATGAAGGTGACGGCTTCGACCTGGATGACATGGACAGGGCTATTGTGGCGAATAATCTCGCCCGGGGCAATGACGAAGACGGCTTTGAATTTGATGATACCGATGATTCCACCATCCGAAGGAATGTCGCGATCGAAAATGGTGATGACGGCTTCGATCACGACAACTGCAGCAACGACGCCAACAAGTTTGAAAGGAATCTCGCCATCGGGAACGAAAGCGAGGGTTTCGTTAGCTGCGGCGACCGCAACGAGTTTGTGAACAACCGGGCGATTGAAAACCAGAGCGAAGGGTTCGACCTCGACTGCGATGATGATGGTCTTGCCCCTACTGGTGAATGCACCGGCCCGATTATAGGCAACCGCTCCATCCGGAACGCCGACGATGAGGGCTTCCGCCTCCAGGACTTCGAGAAGACCACCATCTCAGGCAACAAGGCCATAGGAAACAATGAAGAAGGCTTCGAAATCAATAACGTCGATAAAACTCTCTTTGAGAACAACCTCGCCAGAGACAACGGCCAGGAAGGCTTCGGGGTCTTTAGTGGCAGCGACTCCAACACCTTCAAAAACAACCGGAGCATAGGGAACGCCGAGGACGGCTTTAAGATAAACGACTCCGACACGAATACGTTTATTAAGAACACCATCACGAAAAACTTCGGGGATGGGTTCGACATCGACGACACAGACTCCGACGACAACATCATCGACGGCAACACCGTGAGAAACAACCGCGGGACGGGTATCGAGAACAACGGCGGCGCCGGCGGTGATACGATTATCAAGAACAACACGATGAAGGGCAACAGGACCGACCTGGCCGGCAAGGGAGACGACGATACCGATTCTGATTGCAGCGGCTTCGGCGGCGGCGTGGATGACGGCTTCGGCAACACCTTCGTCACCGGCGGGTTCGACGTCTGCACCCCCGGCACGGGGGATGAGTAGGATTATTTAGTCCGCCTGAGGCGGATTTATGGATGTTCGCTCGGACAGGGGTAAACCCTGTCTCTACACGGGCACAAGACTCGCCATTCAAGCAGGGCGCCCAA carries:
- a CDS encoding right-handed parallel beta-helix repeat-containing protein produces the protein MKGMMGTGRIARGSLVALSALLSLALAAGPAFGATIVVPNDEPTIQDAVDAAKKGDTIVVKKGGGLGPNGEYHESVDIDTDDITIKCERGAVIDGAIPSDAPGGARVLTTDGIDVDADDVTIDGCTVQHFFFADGIDVFGDGATIKNNTLLNNLGDGLELDGDNFLVKNNTAINNGFTLEIPVNGVINIPLFGDGFNIGSSDGTIVGNTAIANTIDGFNIGSSDSKNIKILRNRAFRNNSDGFDIEGDDHSIIGNRAEVNEGDGFDLDDMDRAIVANNLARGNDEDGFEFDDTDDSTIRRNVAIENGDDGFDHDNCSNDANKFERNLAIGNESEGFVSCGDRNEFVNNRAIENQSEGFDLDCDDDGLAPTGECTGPIIGNRSIRNADDEGFRLQDFEKTTISGNKAIGNNEEGFEINNVDKTLFENNLARDNGQEGFGVFSGSDSNTFKNNRSIGNAEDGFKINDSDTNTFIKNTITKNFGDGFDIDDTDSDDNIIDGNTVRNNRGTGIENNGGAGGDTIIKNNTMKGNRTDLAGKGDDDTDSDCSGFGGGVDDGFGNTFVTGGFDVCTPGTGDE